A genomic region of Botrytis cinerea B05.10 chromosome 9, complete sequence contains the following coding sequences:
- the Bcgst6 gene encoding Bcgst6, whose translation MLPITLYSHPFGPNPWKVALILEELNIPYTTKFVDFSEVKKEPYIQLNPNGRLPSIEDPNTDITLWESGAIIEYLIEKYDVNHQLSYNTFAETYLAKQWLHFQASGQGPYYGQASWFTNLHPEKIQSVIDRYANEIRRVTGVLESVLKTREWLVGDKCTYADLCFIAWQRWAPRYGGEDIYKDYPHVEAWLERMKMRPAVKKIYADQDFAMTEAQKK comes from the coding sequence ATGCTTCCAATCACACTTTATTCTCATCCTTTCGGTCCTAACCCGTGGAAGGTGGCCCTCATCCTCGAGGAGCTGAACATCCCATACACAACAAAATTTGTGGATTTCTCCGAAGTCAAGAAGGAGCCGTATATCCAACTCAATCCAAACGGACGGCTGCCATCTATCGAAGACCCTAACACCGACATTACACTCTGGGAGTCCGGAGCCATCATCGAATACTTGATTGAAAAGTATGATGTTAATCACCAGTTGAGCTACAACACCTTCGCCGAAACGTATCTTGCTAAGCAGTGGCTGCACTTCCAAGCTTCTGGTCAAGGGCCATACTATGGTCAAGCCTCTTGGTTCACCAATCTCCACCCCGAAAAAATCCAAAGTGTTATCGACCGATATGCAAACGAGATCCGTAGAGTCACTGGAGTTCTTGAATCCGTGTTGAAAACGCGAGAATGGCTGGTCGGGGACAAATGCACATACGCGGATCTTTGTTTCATAGCATGGCAAAGATGGGCACCTCGATATGGTGGTGAAGATATCTATAAGGATTACCCGCATGTGGAGGCATGGCTGGAGAGGATGAAAATGAGGCCTGCAGTCAAGAAGATTTATGCTGATCAGGACTTCGCCATGACAGAAGCCCAGAAGAAATGA
- the Bcnew1 gene encoding Bcnew1, with the protein MPHQESPTHEMPTMISKAPNGVAPTQEEISGILDSIFEAKTSAASVDASYALCDLLLNSVGFRGLENYGILAQVKKAAADKKSGTRRESAQNLLGALFERFPPKQKISEVVFLLQDTALVPCAFDALADKGAVVRDAAQYALDALFSNLNAEGLVYGLLPILISYLAKRTGKWQGTVAAFKLIQKMADKAQMSIGGSKEEADEKDLLREIMGAKLAQLIPLVEAGMHDLKSEVEKQSVITMTSLTTLLSNDDVAPRIPLLIETMQKPGKETLQKAIHALSQTTFVAIVTSPVLALLTPLLERSLNDRSTAQEVLRQTVVVVENLTKLVHDPVEARTFLPKLQPGIKGVLERASLPEVREMADRAMKVMDKAMSDDAGNVANGVAHVTKVTAADVSKVLEAEIKKAGGLADNSDITKLTKSYISDMLVEDVNHRQIERVGANVTPYLEHIMKQEGSAATVGEAIQQFYVEEDHRKFGQPVKEDDGEVEIVNTNFSLAYGGMLLLNHTNLRLLKGHRYGLCGRNGAGKSTLMRAISNGKLEGFPSQDELRTCFVEHNQGEDADISILDFVAKDPEIAKEGRERISEVLCEVGFTAGPEGRQSEKVGSLSGGWKMKLALARAMLMKADVLLLDEPTNHLDVANVKWLQEYLKAHTEITSLIVSHDSGFLDEVCTDIYHYEPGKKLAVYKGNLAAFVKQKPEAKSYYTLSDSLVKFKFPPPGILTGVKSQTKAILRMSNCSYTYPGATKPSLHEVSCQLTLSSRTAIIGGNGAGKSTLIKLLTGETIPTTGNVYKHPNLRIGYIKQHALEHVEMHLEKTPNQYLQWRYANGDDREVHMKQTRILSDEDKAQMEKMIDLGDGTGAKRIESIMGRQKYKKTFQYEIKWVGMLPKYNSQISRETLISLGFNKLIQEFDDHEASREGLGFRELTPTAISQHFEDLGLDPEIANHNEISGLSGGQKVKVVIAGAMWNNPHLLVLDEPTNFLDRDSLGGLAVAIRDYKGGVVMISHNEEFVGALCPEQWHVVAGRVTHKGTMAISADRFEDSRPSSGFNSSVASAATSASASAVNSGAEDNGDLGFKAKKKKKKTKKELKESEVRKRLRHIEWLNSPKGTPHPADTDDES; encoded by the exons ATGCCACATCAGGAATCTCCCACTCACGAGATGCCTACAATGATTTCAAAGGCACCAAATGGTGTTGCCCCCACACAAGAGGAAATCTCCGGTATCCTCGATAGCATTTTTGAAGCAAAGACATCCGCCGCATCAGTCGATGCATCTTACGCTCTCTGCGACCTTCTTCTCAACTCCGTCGGTTTCCGAGGTCTTGAAAACTATGGCATCTTAGCACAAGTCAAGAAGGCTGCGGCTGATAAGAAGAGTggaacaagaagagaaagcgcCCAAAATCTTTTGGGGGCTCTCTTTGAACGTTTCCCTCCCAAGCAAAAGATCTCTGAGGTTGTCTTCCTCTTGCAAGATACTGCCTTGGTACCATGTGCATTTGACGCTCTCGCCGATAAGGGCGCCGTCGTTCGCGATGCTGCTCAATATGCTCTCGACGCATTATTCTCCAACTTGAACGCTGAAGGTCTCGTCTATGGTCTCCTCCCAATCCTCATTTCTTATCTCGCCAAGCGAACCGGAAAGTGGCAAGGAACTGTCGCTGCATTCAAATTAATACAAAAGATGGCAGACAAGGCACAAATGTCTATTGGTGGCAGCAAGGAGGAAGCTGATGAGAAGGACTTGTTAAGAGAAATCATGGGTGCAAAATTGGCACAACTGATTCCTCTCGTCGAGGCTGGAATGCACGACTTGAAGTCTGAGGTTGAGAAGCAATCTGTCATCACTATGACTTCTTTGACCACCCTTCTCTCCAACGACGATGTCGCTCCAAGAATCCCACTCTTGATCGAAACCATGCAAAAGCCAGGAAAGGAGACTCTTCAAAAGGCTATCCACGCTTTGTCTCAAACCACTTTCGTTGCTATTGTCACATCTCCCGTTCTTGCTCTCCTCACACCTCTTCTTGAGAGATCTCTCAACGACCGCTCCACTGCCCAAGAAGTTTTGAGACAAACTGTCGTCGTTGTTGAGAACTTGACAAAGTTGGTTCACGATCCAGTTGAGGCTCGTACTTTCTTGCCAAAGTTGCAACCTGGTATCAAGGGTGTCTTGGAACGTGCATCCTTGCCAGAAGTCAGAGAGATGGCTGATCGTGCCATGAAAGTTATGGACAAGGCCATGAGTGATGATGCCGGAAACGTCGCTAACGGTGTCGCACACGTCACCAAAGTCACTGCCGCTGATGTTTCCAAGGTTCTTGAAGCCGAGATCAAGAAGGCTGGAGGACTCGCAGATAACTCAGATATTACCAAACTCACTAAATCATACATCTCTGATATGCTCGTTGAGGATGTCAACCATCGTCAAATTGAACGTGTCGGTGCCAACGTCACACCTTACCTTGAGCACATCATGAAGCAAGAAGGATCTGCCGCTACTGTCGGTGAAGCCATTCAACAGTTCTACGTTGAGGAAGACCACCGAAAGTTTGGACAACCAGTTAAGGAGGATGATGGCGAAGTTGAAATCGTCAACACAAACTTCTCCTTGGCATACGGAGGTATGCTCTTGCTCAACCACACCAACCTACGTCTTCTCAAGGGTCACAGATATGGTCTCTGTGGTCGTAACGGTGCCGGAAAGTCAACTCTTATGCGAGCCATTTCAAACGGCAAACTCGAGGGTTTCCCAAGTCAAGATGAACTCCGAACATGCTTCGTTGAACACAACCAAGGTGAAGACGCTGATATCAGTATCTTGGACTTCGTCGCCAAGGATCCTGAAATTGCAAAGGAAGGTCGTGAACGTATCTCCGAGGTTTTGTGCGAAGTCGGCTTTACTGCTGGTCCAGAAGGTCGTCAATCTGAGAAGGTTGGATCCCTTTCTGGAGGTTGGAAGATGAAGCTTGCTTTGGCCAGAGCTATGTTGATGAAGGCTGATGTTCTTCTCCTTGATGAACCTACCAATCACTTGGATGTTGCCAACGTCAAATGGTTACAAGAATACTTGAAGGCTCACACCGAAATCACCAGTTTGATTGTTTCTCACGACTCCGGTTTCTTGGATGAAGTTTGCACCGATATCTATCATTACGAGCCAGGAAAGAAGCTTGCTGTCTACAAGGGTAACCTTGCTGCTTTCGTCAAGCAAAAGCCAGAAGCTAAGAGTTACTACACTCTCTCCGACTCTCTTGTCAAATTCAAGTTCCCTCCTCCAGGTATACTTACTGGTGTTAAATCTCAAACCAAAGCCATTCTCAGAATGTCTAACTGCTCATACACTTACCCAGGAGCTACCAAGCCATCTCTCCACGAAGTTTCCTGTCAATTGACTTTGTCTTCCAGAACCGCCATTATTGGTGGTAATGGTGCCGGAAAGTCTACTTTGATCAAGCTTCTTACTGGTGAAACTATTCCAACTACTGGTAACGTTTACAAGCATCCTAACTTGCGTATTGGATACATCAAGCAACACGCTTTGGAGCACGTTGAGATGCATTTGGAAAAGACTCCCAATCAATATCTCCAATGGCGTTATGCTAACGGAGATGATCGTGAAGTGCACATGAAGCAAACACGTATCTTGTCTGATGAGGACAAAGCAcagatggaaaagatgattGATCTTGGTGATGGAACTGGCGCAAAGCGTATCGAATCTATCATGGGTCGTCAAAAGTACAAGAAGACTTTCCAATATGAGATCAAGTGGGTTGGAATGTTGCCAAAGTACAACTCTCAAATCTCCAGAGAAACTTTGATTTCCCTTGGCTTCAACAAGTTGATTCAAGAATTCGATGATCACGAGGCATCCCGTGAAGGTCTTGGTTTCCGTGAACTTACCCCAACTGCCATCTCTCAACATTTCGAGGATCTTGGACTTGATCCTGAAATCGCCAATCACAATGAGATCTCTGGTCTCTCCGGAGGACAAAAGGTCAAGGTTGTTATTGCAGGAGCTATGTGGAACAACCCCCATCTTTTGGTTCTTGACGAGCCTACCAATTTCTTGGATCGTGATTCTTTGGGAGGTCTGGCTGTTGCTATTCGTGACTACAAGGGTGGTGTTGTCATGATTTCCCACAACGAAGAATTCGTCGGTGCTCTTTGCCCTGAACAATGGCATGTTGTTGCTGGTCGTGTTACTCACAAGGGTACCATGGCTATCTCAGCTGATCGTTTCGAAGATAGCAGACCATCAAGTGGCTTCAATAGCAGTGTTGCAAGTGCTGCAACAAGTGCTAGTGCCAGTGCTGTTAACAGTGGCGCAGAGGATAATGGAGATCTTGGATTCAAggccaagaagaagaagaagaagaccaAGAAGGAACTTAAGGAGTCTGAAGTTAGAAAGAGACTTAGACACATTGAATG GCTTAACTCTCCAAAGGGTACCCCTCATCCAGCTGACACTGATGATGAATCATAA